The Emys orbicularis isolate rEmyOrb1 chromosome 21 unlocalized genomic scaffold, rEmyOrb1.hap1 SUPER_21_unloc_6, whole genome shotgun sequence genome has a segment encoding these proteins:
- the TBC1D17 gene encoding TBC1 domain family member 17 has product MESEGCRVAFEKDGVFLHTSAKRHPDQDSLIPGVIRILERGSDHLLQWTPLEEGGDAAQIVFSKKPPGAAEEEPFDPGYEPDWAVISTVRPRPQEEPPGSMPPPGPRAQWAFTLSLSELQSIRRGRPGLGWSYLIFISRESGSLPALHFHRGGSKALLRALCKYLILAISPKDSRLYLVYSHDSYALSHAFDQLQLFDENSSNLVSRFLQDPYTATFGGFSKVTSFFRGALHHEAGAPLRPPGTAAASLEDEPGFEVITCQVQLGPRPAVCREAPVTEQEWGQHLDPEGRITHLDGLKRRIFAGGLTPALRKEAWKFLLGYYSWESSSEENRAQARRRTDEYFRMKLQWKSVSEEQERRNSLLRGYRSLIERDVSRTDRNNKFYQGSENPALVLLHDVLMTYCVYNFDLGYVQGMSDLLSPVLYVTQNEVDAFWCFAGFMELVQHNFEESQESMKRQLGQLALLLRVLDPPLCDFLDSKESGSLCFCFRWLLIWFKREFAFEDVLQLWEVLWTGLPCPSFHLLVACGILDSEREALMNSGFGFSEILKHINELTMTMSVEETLVQAEALYGQLVASP; this is encoded by the exons ATGGAGTCGGAGGGTTGCAGG gtggccTTCGAGAAGGACGGGGTTTTCCTGCACACCAGCGCCAAGCGCCACCCGGATCAGGACTCGCTCATCCCGGGGGTCATCCGCATCCTCGAGAGG GGCTCAGACCACCTGCTGCAGTGGACGCCCCTGGAGGAAGGTGGTGATGCTGCCCAGATTGTTTTCTCCAAAAAG cccccgggcgCGGCCGAGGAGGAGCCCTTCGATCCGGGCTACGAGCCCGACTGGGCCGTGATCAGCACCGTGAGGCCCCGGCCGCAGGAGGAGCCCCCGG GCTCCATGCCCCCGCCCGGTCCCCGGGCACAGTGGGCCTTCACGCTCAGCCTCTCCGAGCTGCAGTCCATCCGCCGGGGccggccggggctgggctggtcctACCTCATCTTCATCAGCCGGGAGAGCgggtccctgcctgccctccaCTTCCACCGCGGCGGCAGCAAGGCCCTGCTGCGGGCGCTCTGCAAGTACCTCATCCTGGCCat ctcccCCAAGGACTCCCGGCTTTACCTGGTCTACAGCCACGACTCGTACGCGCTGTCACATGCCTTCGACCAGCTGCAGCTGTTCGATGAGAACTCCTCCAACCTGGTGTCG cgtttcCTGCAGGACCCCTACACGGCCACTTTCGGGGGCTTCTCCAAAGTCACCAGCTTTTTCCGCGGGGCCCTGCACCACGAGGCTGGCGCccccctgcggcccccgggcACCGCCGCCGCTAGCCTGGAGGATGAGCCAGGCTTCGAGGTCATCACCTGC CaggtgcagctggggccacggCCGGCCGTGTGCCGGGAGGCCCCGGTGACGGAGCAGGAGTGGGGGCAGCACCTGGACCCCGAGGGGCGCATCACCCACCTGGACGGGCTCAAGAGGAGGATCTTCgcaggg GGCCTCACCCCAGCGCTGCGCAAGGAAGCCTGGAAGTTCCTGCTGGGCTACTACAGTTGGGAGAGCAGCAGCGAGGAGAACCGGGCGCAGGCCCGGCGCCGAAC agacgaGTATTTCCGCATGAAGCTGCAGTGGAAGTCGGTGAGCGAGGAGCAGGAACGGCGGAACTCCCTGCTGCGCGGCTACCGCAGCCTCATCG AGCGCGACGTGAGCCGCACCGACCGGAACAACAAATTCTACCAGGGCAGCGAGAACCCGGCGCTGGTTCTGCTCCACGACGTGCTCATGACGTACTGTGTGTACAACTTCGACCTGG gctacgTGCAGGGCATGAGTGACCTGCTCTCCCCCGTCCTGTACGTCACCCAGAACGAAGTCGACGCCTTCTGGTGCTTCGCGGGTTTCATGGAGCTGGTg caacatAACTTCGAGGAGAGCCAGGAGAGCATGAAACGGCAGCTGGGCCAGCTGGCGCTGCTGCTGCGTGTCCTGGACCCGCCGCTGTGCGACTTCCTGG ACTCGAAGGAATCCGGGTCCTTGTGCTTCTGCTTTCGCTGGCTCCTGATCTGGTTCAAGCGGGAATTCGCCTTTGAGGACGTGCTGcagctctgggag gtgctGTGGACGGGGTTGCCCTGTCCCAGCTTCCACCTGCTGGTGGCCTGCGGGATCCTGGACTCGGAGCGCGAGGCCCTAATGAACTCGGGGTTCGGCTTCAGCGAGATCCTCAAG